In a genomic window of Chrysemys picta bellii isolate R12L10 chromosome 1, ASM1138683v2, whole genome shotgun sequence:
- the LOC101953117 gene encoding hemoglobin subunit epsilon-like translates to MVHWTAEEKQLITSLWGKVNAEECGGEALARLLIVYPWTQRFFSSFGNLSSPTAITGNPKVRAHGKKVLTSFGEAVKNLDNIKATYAKLSELHCNKLHVDPENFRLLGDILVIVLASHFGREFTPACQAAWQKLAGVVAHALAHEYH, encoded by the exons ATGGTGCACTGGACAGCCGAAGAGAAGCAGCTCATTACCAGCCTGTGGGGCAAGGTCAATGCGGAGGAATGCGGCGGCGAAGCCCTGGCCAG GCTGCTGATCGTCTACCCCTGGACCCAGAGGTTCTTCTCTTCCTTCGGGAACCTCTCCAGCCCCACCGCCATTACGGGCAACCCCAAGGTCCGTGCCCACGGCAAGAAGGTGCTGACCTCCTTTGGGGAAGCCGTGAAGAACCTGGACAACATCAAGGCCACCTACGCCAAGCTGAGCGAGCTGCATTGCAACAAGTTGCACGTGGATCCCGAGAACTTCAGG ctcctgggtgACATCCTCGTCATCGTCCTGGCTTCCCACTTCGGGAGGGAGTTCACCCCTGCCTGCCAGGCCGCCTGGCAGAAGCTGGCCGGCGTGGTGGCCCACGCGCTGGCCCACGAGTACCACTGA
- the LOC101943736 gene encoding olfactory receptor 51M1-like, giving the protein MSAADGANLSSASVFLLTGIPGLEHGHHWFAASFSFMYAIAILGNCTILFVIKAERWLHQPMYYFLSMLAFTDLGLTLSTLPTVLRVLWFNSREISFSACLLQMICIHSFSFMESSVLLAMAFDRYVAICNPLRYTSILTSPRIAKIGLAIVCRCTLVLVPLICFLTVLPFCRSHVLSYSYCLHQDIIRLACSDTTFNNMYGLTLILLIVVLDPLLIILSYVMIIQMVLSITSKEERIKVLNTCVSHICAILIFYIPMVGLSIIRRFGENAAPIIHVLMANIYLFVPPVLNPVIYSMKTKQIREGIQRILCQKKA; this is encoded by the coding sequence ATGTCAGCAGCAGATGGTGCCAACCTCAGCAGCGCCTCAGTGTTCCTCCTAACAGGCATACCGGGACTGGAGCATGGACACCACTGGTTTGCTGCCTCTTTCTCTTTCATGTACGCTATTGCAATTTTGGGAAACTGCACCATCCTGTTTGTTATAAAAGCGGAGCGATGGCTCCACcagcccatgtactatttcctttCTATGCTGGCCTTCACGGACCTGGGTCTGACTCTGTCCACGCTGCCAACGGTCCTCCGTGTGCTTTGGTTCAACTCCCGAGAAATCAGCTTCAGCGCCTGCCTCCTCCAGATGATCTGCATCCACTCATTTTCCTTCATGGAGTCCTCGGTGCTTCTGGCCATGGCCTTTGACCGCTACGTGGCCATTTGCAACCCTCTGAGATATACCTCCATCCTGACCAGCCCCAGGATTGCTAAAATAGGACTGGCCATTGTCTGTAGATGTACGTTGGTGCTGGTCCCATTAATCTGTTTTCTTACAGTTCTGCCATTCTGCAGGTCTCATGTGCTCTCCTATTCCTATTGCTTGCATCAGGATATAATACGGCTGGCATGCTCAGATACCACGTTCAATAATATGTATGGCTTAACTTTAATCCTGCTCATAGTGGTACTAGACCCTCTGCTGATTATCCTGTCTTATGTTATGATCATTCAGATGGTCTTAAGCATCACGTCCAAGGAAGAGCGCATCAAGGTCCTGAACACCTGCGTCTCCCACATCTGCGCCATCCTGATCTTCTACATCCCCATGGTTGGCTTGTCAATCATTCGCAGGTTTGGGGAAAATGCCGCCCCCATCATTCATGTTCTCATGGCCAACATCTACCTTTTCGTGCCCCCGGTGCTCAACCCTGTCATCTACAGCATGAAAACCAAACAGATTCGTGAAGGGATCCAAAGGATCTTATGTCAAAAAAAGGCCTAA